A single genomic interval of Scyliorhinus canicula chromosome 15, sScyCan1.1, whole genome shotgun sequence harbors:
- the atp5pb gene encoding ATP synthase F(0) complex subunit B1, mitochondrial — translation MCHLFSASALKTSAPISASLLPVSRTFHTSCQSLSPVPPLPEEGGKVRYGLIPEEFFQFLYPKTGVTGPYMFGTGLMTYLLSKEIYVINHETFSAISIGIVVLYGIKKFGKDVAQFADKLNETKVEKAQEVKDAAINSLDVAIKEEKQEQWRIEGRHHLFDAKRNNVAMMLETNYRERLHMVYDAVKRRLDYQVGLQHLQRRLAQEHMANWVEKNVIQSISPQQEKESIAKCISDLKALAKTAQAQA, via the exons TTTATTACCGGTGTCGAGGACTTTTCATACGAGCTGTCAGTCTCTGAGCCCAGTGCCACCTCTACCTGAGGAAGGAGGCAAAGTTCGCTATGGTCTGATTCCAGAAGAATTTTTCCAGTTTTTGTACCCCAAAACTGGGGTAACGG GCCCTTATATGTTCGGCACTGGGCTGATGACTTACCTTCTATCAAAGGAAATTTATGTCATTAACCATGAAACATTTTCAGCTATTTCAATTGGCATTGTTGTCCTCTATGGCATCAAAAAGTTTGGCAAGGACGTTGCACAATTTGCTGACAAATTGAATGAG ACCAAAGTTGAAAAAGCTCAGGAAGTGAAAGACGCAGCCATAAACAGCCTGGACGTAGCTATCAAAGAGGAAAAGCAAGAACAGTGGAGAATAGAGGGGCGACATCACCTTTTTGATGCAAAGCGG AATAATGTTGCAATGATGCTGGAAACCAACTACCGTGAACGGCTGCACATGGTGTATGATGCAGTGAAGAGACGTCTGGATTACCAAGTCggtctccagcatctgcagcgaaGGCTTGCACAAGAACATATGGCTAACTGGGTGGAAAAGAATGTAATCCAAAGTATCTCACCACAGCAG GAGAAAGAGAGCATTGCCAAATGTATCTCCGACCTCAAAGCACTGGCCAAGACAGCACAAGCACAGGCTTAA